A single Spirochaeta isovalerica DNA region contains:
- a CDS encoding type II toxin-antitoxin system RelE/ParE family toxin → MGYEVRVLQPAVHFLETLDVKMKAKAYRAISLLQEFGPFLTEPHSKKITGIKNLYELRVKQSSNICRLFYFHSNGKVYIVTSGYIKKSNKTSRLELEKAERIMNQFIEENHE, encoded by the coding sequence GGGATATGAAGTCAGGGTTCTACAGCCAGCAGTACACTTCCTAGAGACTCTAGACGTCAAAATGAAAGCTAAAGCATATAGAGCAATTTCCCTTCTTCAAGAATTTGGTCCTTTCCTAACGGAACCACATTCCAAAAAGATTACAGGGATAAAAAATCTATATGAATTACGGGTAAAACAATCCAGCAACATTTGCCGATTGTTTTATTTCCATTCCAATGGGAAGGTCTATATCGTTACGTCTGGTTATATAAAAAAAAGTAACAAAACGAGTAGATTGGAACTTGAAAAAGCGGAACGGATCATGAATCAGTTCATAGAGGAAAATCATGAGTGA
- a CDS encoding helix-turn-helix domain-containing protein encodes MSDMKSVNFDDLLNKELENPEFRAEYEALEDEFTLAKEVMELRKSNNLTQKDLAKLAGTSQPAIARLESGNYKNLSLSFIRKVAEALGAIPEIHLKKAQ; translated from the coding sequence ATGAGTGATATGAAATCTGTCAATTTCGATGACTTACTAAATAAGGAGCTTGAAAATCCAGAATTTAGAGCAGAATATGAAGCCCTTGAAGATGAGTTTACACTTGCAAAAGAAGTGATGGAGCTCAGAAAAAGCAATAATTTAACCCAGAAAGATCTTGCAAAACTTGCAGGAACATCACAACCAGCAATTGCAAGGCTAGAATCTGGTAATTACAAAAACCTGTCTCTCAGTTTCATTCGTAAAGTAGCAGAAGCTCTAGGAGCTATTCCAGAAATTCACTTAAAGAAAGCTCAATAA